A genomic stretch from Mya arenaria isolate MELC-2E11 chromosome 10, ASM2691426v1 includes:
- the LOC128204876 gene encoding uncharacterized protein LOC128204876 — translation MAYFGLFRISELVATTLSGSSNQIKRKDVAITTNEQFMSVTLRIHKTSQHGPPITLKLPREKTHPCPVLAMLEYLSLKPAGTSAFSHSNGLPVTRQQVTAVLNKCLTRAGHSTQNFKTHSFRIGRATDLAIRGVPETDIMKLGRWSSQAYKKYIRVYLGFGRLATQARGTVRTGEGLAEPAVAADHRLAGRRGHRMGTFPQVPVLWFTDQTCVKLVVSCV, via the exons ATGGCCTATTTCGGCCTCTTCCGCATCAGCGAACTGGTAGCGACCACACTTAGCGGTTCGTCCAATCAAATTAAGCGAAAAGACGTAGCCATCACAACCAACGAGCAATTCATGTCGGTGACCTTACGAATACATAAAACCAGTCAGCACGGTCCACCGATCACGTTGAAACTCCCCCGGGAAAAAACACACCCATGTCCAGTATTAGCTATGTTAGAGTACCTGTCACTTAAACCTGCGGGAACATCAGCCTTTAGTCACAGCAACGGACTTCCGGTCACTAGACAACAGGTAACCGCTGTCTTAAACAAATGTCTAACGAGAGCCGGCCACAGTACCCAAAACTTTAAGACTCACAGCTTCCGTATCGGCCGTGCGACCGACCTAGCCATACGCGGCGTACCAGAGACAGacattatgaaacttggtcgTTGGTCGTCCCAAGCATACAAGAAATATATCCGTGT ATATCTGGGTTTTGGGCGACTCGCTACCCAGGCGCGCGGGACGGTACGCACAGGAGAGGGGCTCGCCGAACCTGCGGTTGCCGCGGACCATCGCCTGGCTGGGCGTCGGGGGCATCGGATGGGAACGTTTCCGCAG GTGCCGGTGCTTTGGTTCACCGACCAGACATGTGTCAAGCTTGTTGTGTCATGTGTATAA
- the LOC128206656 gene encoding uncharacterized protein LOC128206656 — protein sequence MPGRGRGVKRRKTRQAETEPEEELSSPLDDVSKGNKNVVDFEEILQRSNVLETNTSFNIGCGAVAGNTPELVAASSTVPPLPAPITHLPCAPGGPSPIRLAPDDVAAHVPDLFRSQIRRGEFVNLALLLKGSLELTDFCSGTTLQLTAEGQLLSRPRECRDKIGTIEKWTDAFIIYMSIYIHANPSKASELLQYMWTIRECAGCQGGLAWRSYDEQFRLRQAFEPSSWAHINTDLWWRCMLMPAAATPAPSPRGTFPSRMARVCHFFNMGSCTWPNCRFRHICSSCGQGHSASVCTLSNRVPQRAQSFHTSQHFNVPRQPFRGRHPTSFNDNIRGATPRHF from the coding sequence ATGCCAGGACGGGGGAGAGGAGTTAAGAGGAGGAAAACTAGGCAAGCGGAAACGGAGCCAGAGGAAGAGCTGAGCAGCCCGCTGGACGACGTGTCCAAAGGTAATAAAAACGTTGTTGACTTTGAAGAGATTCTTCAAAGATCAAATGTGTTAGAAACAAATACATCGTTTAACATAGGGTGTGGTGCGGTAGCGGGGAATACCCCCGAACTTGTAGCAGCGTCCTCCACCGTCCCTCCCCTGCCTGCCCCCATTACACATCTGCCTTGCGCGCCGGGGGGACCTAGTCCAATTAGGTTAGCCCCCGACGACGTAGCAGCCCACGTCCCCGACCTATTTAGAAGTCAGATCAGGAGGGGAGAATTCGTAAATTTGGCTCTGCTTCTGAAAGGTTCGCTCGAACTTACCGATTTCTGTTCGGGAACAACTTTACAATTGACGGCGGAAGGCCAGTTGCTCTCTAGGCCGAGGGAATGTAGGGATAAAATCGGCACGATCGAGAAATGGACCGatgcttttattatatacatgtccaTATACATTCATGCCAATCCATCTAAAGCATCCGAGCTACTGCAATACATGTGGACGATTAGAGAATGCGCGGGATGCCAGGGCGGGCTGGCGTGGCGCAGCTACGACGAACAGTTTAGGCTACGGCAGGCATTCGAACCCTCATCATGGGCACATATTAACACGGACTTATGGTGGCGATGCATGTTAATGCCGGCCGCGGCCACGCCTGCCCCAAGCCCAAGGGGAACCTTTCCAAGCAGAATGGCGAGAGTGTGCCATTTTTTCAACATGGGCAGCTGCACGTGGCCTAACTGTAGGTTTCGGCACATTTGCTCTTCCTGCGGCCAAGGTCACTCAGCATCAGTATGCACATTATCTAACCGCGTACCACAGCGCGCCCAGTCATTTCATACGTCACAACATTTCAATGTCCCGCGCCAGCCCTTTCGCGGGCGCCATCCCACCTCATTCAATGACAACATTAGGGGAGCAACACCACGTCATTTCTAA